From Pseudarthrobacter equi, a single genomic window includes:
- a CDS encoding alpha/beta fold hydrolase produces the protein MVAAAWPGVDPQWSRELAVPSTSGADEPGTVRNWHILDNGAQLEARGLTPAGTLLCVHGNPTWSYLWRTLLAPGSDPAHPWRVVAVDQLDMGFSERTGTFRRLADRINDLGDLTTALGLDGPVVTVGHDWGGVISLGWALAHQDQLAGVVVTNTAVHQPSTSKIPPALRLALHPAVHQWGTVTSDAFLRVTHSLAHPPLAADIHAAYMAPYRGASRRSGVGNFVADIPVDEFHPSFAALAGVAEGLRGLAVPALMLWGPRDPIFSDRYLKDLIGRLPHAKVHRFEGAGHLVAEDRDIATPVFEWLAAREGSAPTDADLSGAADVLDTSANPAAPETAEFRPLWDLLGEQAAGPAGTGSAVVEMAPDGTAARSLSWQQLDQKILDLAAGLEKAGVQRGSRVSLMVPPGVDLTVALYACLRLGAVVVVADAGLGTKGLSRAVKGATPDFIIGIDKALAAAAALGWPGRRISVGTLPAARRRLLGAETSLAELTRPGAAHAGAQHADAADPDAPAAVLFTSGSTGPAKGVLYTHRQLAAMRDTVASTFGIRAGSNLVAGFAPFALLGPALGAVSVTPAMDVTAPRTLTARALADAARAIDATVVFASPAALRNVVATREDLDEAGLKALARVELLLSAGAPVPEPLLAEVQQLVPAASLHTPYGMTEALPVTDISLEQIREADAETAAGTLHGGGNGVCVGKPVHGARLAIIPLSADGTASGTTPVTDAGVAGEILVSAPHVKDSYDRLWLTQRESAGLPGWHRTGDVGHFDAAGRLWVEGRLAHVVTAPGAAVTPVGAEQAIERLDNVRLAAVTGVGPAGTQAVVAVVETAPPTRTAGPAEPALSASVRAAARTAGVRISAVLAVPAQPTDIRHNAKIDRTRLSRWATRVLAGGRPGKP, from the coding sequence TTGGTAGCCGCCGCCTGGCCCGGCGTGGATCCGCAGTGGTCCCGCGAACTTGCCGTGCCCTCCACCTCCGGGGCGGATGAGCCCGGAACGGTCCGCAACTGGCACATCCTGGATAACGGCGCCCAGCTTGAGGCCCGGGGCCTGACACCCGCAGGCACCCTGCTGTGCGTGCATGGCAACCCCACCTGGTCCTACCTCTGGCGCACGCTGCTGGCCCCCGGGTCCGATCCCGCCCACCCGTGGCGCGTGGTGGCTGTGGACCAGCTGGACATGGGGTTTTCGGAACGCACCGGCACGTTCCGGCGGCTCGCCGACCGAATCAACGACCTGGGCGACCTCACCACGGCGCTGGGCCTGGACGGTCCCGTGGTCACAGTGGGGCACGACTGGGGCGGGGTCATCAGCCTGGGCTGGGCGCTGGCGCATCAGGACCAGCTCGCCGGGGTGGTCGTGACCAACACGGCAGTCCACCAGCCATCCACCTCCAAAATTCCGCCGGCGCTCCGGCTGGCCCTGCACCCCGCCGTGCACCAATGGGGAACGGTCACCTCTGACGCCTTCCTGCGGGTGACCCATTCGCTGGCCCACCCGCCGCTGGCCGCCGACATCCACGCCGCCTACATGGCCCCCTACCGGGGCGCCAGCCGGCGGTCCGGTGTGGGCAACTTCGTGGCCGATATCCCGGTGGACGAATTCCACCCCAGCTTTGCGGCACTGGCCGGCGTGGCCGAAGGGCTGCGCGGGCTGGCAGTCCCGGCCCTGATGCTCTGGGGCCCCCGCGACCCCATCTTCTCCGACCGCTACCTCAAAGACCTGATCGGCAGGCTTCCGCACGCCAAGGTGCACCGCTTCGAAGGCGCAGGACACCTTGTGGCGGAAGACCGGGACATTGCCACGCCGGTGTTTGAGTGGCTTGCCGCCCGGGAGGGTTCTGCCCCTACCGACGCTGATTTGTCTGGCGCCGCTGATGTTTTGGACACCTCAGCAAACCCGGCGGCGCCGGAAACCGCTGAATTCCGGCCCCTCTGGGACCTGCTCGGCGAGCAGGCCGCAGGGCCGGCCGGCACCGGGTCCGCCGTCGTGGAGATGGCCCCGGACGGCACGGCAGCCCGGTCGCTCAGCTGGCAGCAGCTGGACCAGAAGATCCTGGACCTCGCTGCCGGGCTGGAGAAAGCCGGAGTGCAGCGCGGCAGCAGGGTCAGCCTCATGGTGCCGCCCGGGGTCGACCTCACCGTGGCCCTCTACGCCTGCCTGCGCCTTGGTGCCGTGGTGGTGGTGGCCGACGCCGGACTGGGAACCAAGGGCCTGAGCCGCGCCGTGAAAGGCGCCACCCCGGACTTCATCATCGGCATCGACAAAGCCCTGGCTGCGGCCGCCGCCCTTGGCTGGCCCGGCCGTCGCATCAGCGTGGGCACCCTCCCGGCCGCCCGCCGCCGCCTCCTCGGCGCCGAAACCTCCCTCGCAGAACTGACCCGGCCCGGCGCCGCACACGCTGGGGCCCAGCACGCCGATGCTGCCGACCCCGACGCCCCCGCAGCCGTGCTGTTCACCTCGGGCTCCACCGGGCCGGCCAAGGGCGTGCTCTACACGCACCGGCAGCTGGCCGCGATGCGGGACACCGTGGCCAGCACCTTCGGTATCCGGGCAGGGTCCAACCTCGTGGCCGGTTTCGCTCCGTTCGCCCTCCTGGGCCCGGCACTGGGCGCTGTGTCCGTCACGCCGGCCATGGACGTCACGGCACCCCGCACACTGACAGCCCGCGCGCTGGCCGACGCTGCCAGAGCCATCGACGCCACCGTGGTGTTTGCCTCCCCGGCGGCGCTTCGCAATGTCGTCGCCACCCGGGAGGACCTCGATGAGGCGGGCCTGAAGGCGTTGGCACGCGTTGAGCTGCTGCTCTCCGCCGGAGCCCCCGTCCCCGAACCGCTCCTGGCAGAGGTCCAGCAACTGGTCCCCGCGGCCTCGCTGCACACCCCCTACGGGATGACCGAGGCCCTGCCGGTCACGGACATCAGCCTGGAACAGATCAGGGAAGCCGACGCCGAAACAGCGGCCGGAACCCTCCACGGCGGCGGCAACGGCGTGTGCGTCGGCAAACCCGTCCACGGAGCACGCCTGGCCATCATCCCGCTCTCGGCGGACGGCACCGCGTCCGGAACCACGCCGGTGACGGATGCCGGCGTGGCCGGTGAAATCCTGGTCAGCGCCCCGCACGTCAAGGACTCGTACGACAGGCTCTGGCTGACCCAGCGCGAGAGCGCCGGCCTGCCCGGCTGGCACCGCACCGGGGACGTGGGGCACTTCGACGCCGCCGGCAGGCTCTGGGTGGAAGGCCGCCTCGCCCACGTGGTGACGGCACCCGGCGCCGCGGTAACCCCGGTGGGTGCCGAGCAGGCCATCGAACGGCTGGACAATGTCCGGTTGGCGGCGGTCACCGGGGTGGGCCCGGCCGGCACGCAGGCGGTGGTGGCCGTCGTCGAAACCGCGCCTCCAACGCGCACCGCGGGACCGGCTGAACCCGCCCTCTCCGCAAGCGTCCGCGCAGCAGCCCGCACGGCCGGCGTCAGAATCTCCGCTGTGCTGGCCGTTCCCGCGCAGCCCACCGACATCCGGCATAACGCCAAGATCGACAGGACACGGCTTTCGCGCTGGGCAACGCGCGTGCTGGCCGGCGGCCGGCCGGGTAAACCGTGA
- a CDS encoding NAD-dependent epimerase/dehydratase family protein → MRVLVTGASGMLGGAVARLLVREGHTVTTLQRRPSGVDGATDLRGSITDAGVLKDAVRGQDGIIHLAAKVSFTGRAAEFDEVNIEGTRRLLDAARAAGVRDFVFVSSPSVANSGAAIVGLGAGPADPEHAHGDYARTKGAAELLALAADSPGFRVAAVRPHIVWGPGDTQLVERVLARAAVGRLPLLDAGAALIDTTYVDNAASAMVAALERMERVHGQAVVVSNGEPRPVGELLAGICAAGGVAAPTWAVPGAVARGVGSVVEKLWLWAGRTEEPPMTRFLAEQLSTAHWFDQRRTRELLDWTPAVSLDEGLAKLAAHYAPR, encoded by the coding sequence GTGAGGGTCCTGGTCACCGGAGCCAGCGGCATGCTCGGCGGCGCCGTGGCGCGGCTCCTGGTCCGCGAGGGCCACACCGTCACCACGCTGCAGCGGCGCCCGTCGGGGGTCGACGGCGCTACGGACCTCCGCGGGTCCATCACCGATGCCGGGGTGCTGAAGGACGCCGTCCGGGGCCAGGACGGCATCATTCACCTCGCCGCGAAGGTCTCCTTCACCGGACGCGCGGCGGAGTTCGACGAGGTGAACATCGAGGGCACCCGCCGGCTCCTGGACGCCGCGCGGGCGGCGGGCGTTCGGGACTTCGTGTTCGTTTCTTCCCCGTCCGTGGCGAATTCCGGGGCCGCCATCGTGGGGCTGGGCGCGGGACCGGCAGACCCGGAGCACGCGCACGGCGACTACGCCCGCACCAAGGGCGCCGCCGAATTGCTGGCCCTGGCCGCTGATTCCCCGGGCTTCCGGGTGGCCGCCGTGCGCCCGCACATCGTCTGGGGCCCGGGCGACACCCAACTGGTGGAGCGCGTCCTGGCCCGCGCCGCCGTCGGCCGCCTGCCCTTGCTGGACGCCGGAGCTGCCCTGATCGACACCACCTACGTGGACAACGCGGCGTCCGCCATGGTGGCCGCGCTGGAACGGATGGAGCGCGTCCACGGACAGGCGGTGGTGGTCAGCAACGGCGAGCCCCGCCCAGTGGGTGAACTTCTGGCCGGCATCTGTGCTGCCGGCGGCGTTGCGGCGCCGACGTGGGCCGTTCCCGGAGCCGTGGCCCGGGGTGTGGGGTCCGTGGTGGAAAAGCTGTGGCTGTGGGCCGGACGCACCGAAGAGCCGCCCATGACCAGGTTCCTCGCGGAGCAGCTGTCCACCGCCCACTGGTTCGACCAGCGCCGCACCCGGGAGCTCCTGGACTGGACCCCTGCGGTGTCGCTGGACGAAGGACTCGCGAAGCTCGCCGCCCACTACGCCCCGCGATAA
- a CDS encoding alpha/beta hydrolase, with amino-acid sequence MTQPTPGLSGSHHGIITGQNGAVHMESTTTAGRILRGIEFARPGGGAPLLLDLYLPADPARGTASPHPAVVHFHGGGWRTGERSSLGPTVDGFGLSPIEQLVNAGFVVASADYRLTDTATFPAQLHDAKAAVRWIRDHAADYNVDPGRIYAWGDSAGGHLASLVGLTAGSAAFADDGGTGTADSVAAVVAWYPPTDLVLMGAQARPDAVASADDPGSREALLIGAQPADAPDRARAASPLAYVHAGAPPFLLIHGTADRFVPAAQSAALAGALEDAGAAVELLLLDGADHMWATPDGSSAAAEAATAATLDFLRRQSEH; translated from the coding sequence ATGACGCAGCCCACACCGGGCTTGTCAGGCAGTCACCACGGGATCATCACGGGACAGAACGGCGCGGTACACATGGAGTCAACGACGACGGCGGGGCGGATCCTTCGGGGGATTGAGTTCGCCCGCCCCGGCGGCGGAGCGCCGCTGCTGCTGGACCTCTACCTCCCGGCGGATCCCGCCCGGGGCACCGCTTCCCCGCACCCCGCGGTGGTCCACTTCCACGGCGGCGGCTGGCGGACCGGGGAGCGCTCCTCGCTGGGGCCCACGGTGGACGGTTTCGGGCTCAGCCCCATTGAACAGCTGGTGAACGCCGGCTTTGTGGTGGCTTCCGCCGACTACCGGCTCACGGATACCGCCACCTTTCCCGCCCAACTGCACGACGCCAAGGCCGCGGTCCGCTGGATCCGGGACCACGCCGCCGATTACAACGTGGACCCCGGGCGCATCTACGCGTGGGGTGATTCCGCGGGCGGCCACCTCGCCAGCCTGGTTGGCCTGACCGCCGGGTCAGCGGCGTTTGCGGACGACGGCGGCACGGGGACCGCCGACAGTGTCGCCGCGGTGGTGGCCTGGTATCCGCCCACCGACCTGGTGCTGATGGGAGCCCAGGCCCGGCCCGACGCCGTTGCCAGTGCCGACGATCCCGGTTCCCGGGAAGCACTCCTCATCGGTGCCCAGCCCGCCGACGCCCCGGACAGGGCCAGGGCCGCCAGCCCCCTCGCCTACGTGCATGCGGGCGCCCCTCCCTTCCTCCTCATCCATGGCACGGCGGACCGGTTCGTCCCGGCGGCCCAGTCCGCCGCCCTTGCCGGGGCGCTGGAAGACGCGGGCGCCGCCGTCGAACTTCTCCTGCTGGACGGCGCGGACCATATGTGGGCCACCCCGGACGGCAGCAGCGCGGCCGCCGAAGCGGCCACCGCAGCAACCCTCGATTTCCTCCGCCGCCAGTCGGAGCACTGA
- a CDS encoding fumarylacetoacetate hydrolase family protein: protein MQFIGINHNGEPWAAALAGSHVLPLATVTDFWADPEGWQDKAATLVAGVSSHAGAEGNDASDAGAWLERGSVTEVPLVPAAARVICVGLNYKAHVAEGSFKDLELPPYPTLFARWTASLSVGNVPVPVPAGEAGLDWEGEVAAYIGRRVESADEAAAADAVFGYSTFNDITSRKAQKLTSQWTLGKNGDFSGPLGPLVSRDEVGDLRDGLQVRTLVNGIEAQNGNTRDMIFSVPAIISLISQTFTLHPGDVIATGTPEGVGYARTPQWLLQPGDTVVVEIEKLGSLTTPVGDTSLRSRA, encoded by the coding sequence ATGCAGTTCATCGGCATCAACCACAACGGCGAACCCTGGGCGGCAGCCCTCGCCGGATCGCACGTCCTCCCGCTGGCCACAGTCACCGACTTCTGGGCCGACCCCGAGGGCTGGCAGGACAAGGCAGCCACGCTGGTTGCCGGCGTTTCGTCCCATGCCGGCGCGGAGGGCAATGACGCGTCCGACGCCGGCGCCTGGCTGGAGCGGGGCAGCGTCACCGAGGTGCCCCTCGTCCCGGCCGCGGCCCGGGTGATCTGCGTGGGCCTGAACTACAAGGCGCACGTGGCCGAAGGAAGCTTCAAGGACCTGGAACTGCCCCCGTACCCCACCCTGTTCGCCCGCTGGACGGCGTCCCTGTCCGTGGGCAATGTCCCGGTTCCCGTCCCCGCCGGTGAGGCCGGGCTGGACTGGGAGGGGGAAGTGGCCGCCTACATCGGCCGCCGGGTCGAATCGGCAGACGAGGCCGCCGCGGCGGACGCCGTCTTTGGCTACTCCACCTTCAACGACATCACCTCCCGCAAGGCCCAGAAACTGACCTCGCAGTGGACGCTGGGCAAGAACGGCGATTTCAGCGGGCCGCTGGGTCCGCTGGTCAGCCGCGACGAGGTGGGCGATCTCCGGGACGGGCTCCAGGTCCGGACCCTGGTGAACGGCATCGAAGCCCAGAACGGCAACACCCGGGACATGATCTTCTCCGTGCCGGCCATCATCTCGCTCATCAGCCAGACCTTCACGCTGCACCCGGGCGACGTCATCGCCACCGGCACCCCGGAAGGCGTGGGCTACGCCCGCACCCCGCAGTGGCTGCTGCAGCCCGGCGACACCGTGGTGGTGGAGATCGAGAAGCTCGGCAGCCTGACCACCCCCGTGGGCGACACTTCCCTGCGGAGCCGTGCCTGA
- a CDS encoding FAD-dependent monooxygenase, producing the protein MDTSQGTFPRIFPVTAAADIPQEAQVLIAGGGPSGLFLALDLASRGVASTVIEPRTGVDHTRPRAKTTNARTMTHLRRLGLAEALRGASPLPVDYAQDVIFCTGLTGPAAHELRRFSNAFQLVPGRYGPQPEGGQQVPQPVLEEVLRAAVGSHPLVTFVTGWAVSEVHASGETAPAAHTAVVSNGTSGAAHTIAAEYVIGADGGSSAVRRSLEIRLEGGSAALSNISILFRSGALAPAITLDPAVQYWVVGSDTSGMVGPVDLDGTWWAIVQGVDPSVTVSTEDAGAMVRALVGTEVDIEVLATDPWTARMLLAPQYSRGTIFLVGDAAHLNPPWGGHGFNTCIGDAANLAWKLAATINGWGGPALLASYGQERRPVADRTIGDAARNGKALAYHFADPELAASGPDGDAARLTARDALAVKQSEFDSLGLVLGYAYTGSPLVVPDGLPVPPEDPIHYVPSASPGSLLPHAWLAQSYSLYSALGPGFTLLADAAVLGGVPADEAFAPVVEAAARQGIPVTVAAVGPSDDGTPLSDQWGADAVLVRPDQHVAWRGNSAEAAAAALSIAAGRLPGSRREAAGTGPAHEPVTEIPAEEVPAADFPARSARVDAVIP; encoded by the coding sequence ATGGACACCTCGCAGGGCACCTTCCCCCGCATTTTCCCCGTGACGGCTGCGGCGGACATCCCCCAGGAGGCCCAGGTCCTCATTGCCGGTGGCGGCCCCAGCGGGCTGTTCCTGGCGCTGGACCTCGCCTCCCGCGGCGTCGCCAGCACCGTGATCGAACCCCGCACCGGCGTGGACCACACCAGGCCACGGGCCAAGACCACGAACGCCCGCACCATGACGCACCTGCGCCGGCTGGGGCTTGCCGAGGCCCTCCGGGGCGCGTCGCCACTACCGGTGGACTACGCACAGGACGTCATCTTCTGCACCGGACTGACAGGCCCGGCTGCCCACGAGCTGCGGCGCTTTTCCAACGCCTTCCAGCTGGTCCCCGGCCGCTACGGCCCGCAGCCCGAAGGCGGGCAGCAGGTGCCGCAGCCGGTCCTCGAGGAAGTGCTCCGGGCCGCCGTCGGCAGCCATCCGCTGGTGACATTCGTGACCGGATGGGCTGTCAGCGAGGTCCATGCCTCGGGTGAAACTGCCCCGGCGGCGCACACCGCCGTTGTTTCGAATGGAACGTCCGGTGCCGCCCACACCATTGCGGCGGAATATGTGATCGGCGCCGATGGCGGGTCCTCCGCAGTCCGGCGCAGCCTGGAGATCCGCCTGGAGGGCGGCTCCGCGGCGCTGTCCAACATCAGCATCCTGTTCCGCTCCGGGGCGCTGGCCCCGGCCATCACCCTGGACCCGGCCGTGCAGTACTGGGTGGTGGGCTCGGACACGTCCGGCATGGTGGGGCCAGTGGACCTGGACGGTACCTGGTGGGCCATCGTGCAGGGTGTGGACCCGTCCGTCACCGTCAGCACGGAGGACGCGGGCGCCATGGTCCGCGCGCTGGTGGGCACCGAGGTGGACATCGAGGTGCTCGCCACCGATCCGTGGACCGCCCGCATGCTGCTGGCCCCTCAGTACAGCCGCGGCACCATTTTCCTGGTGGGCGACGCCGCGCACCTCAACCCGCCGTGGGGCGGCCACGGCTTCAACACCTGCATTGGCGATGCCGCCAACCTGGCCTGGAAGCTGGCCGCCACCATCAACGGGTGGGGCGGACCTGCGCTGTTGGCCAGCTACGGCCAGGAGCGCCGGCCGGTGGCGGACCGCACCATCGGCGACGCCGCACGGAACGGCAAAGCGCTGGCGTACCACTTCGCTGATCCGGAGCTGGCGGCATCCGGGCCTGACGGTGATGCCGCCCGGCTCACCGCCCGTGACGCGTTGGCCGTGAAGCAGAGCGAGTTCGATTCCCTGGGGTTGGTGCTGGGCTATGCGTACACTGGCTCGCCCCTGGTGGTGCCCGACGGCCTGCCTGTGCCGCCCGAGGACCCCATCCACTACGTCCCGTCCGCCAGCCCGGGCTCACTGCTGCCGCATGCCTGGTTGGCGCAGTCCTACTCTCTCTACAGTGCGCTGGGCCCCGGTTTCACGCTGCTGGCCGACGCCGCCGTGCTGGGCGGAGTGCCGGCGGATGAGGCTTTTGCGCCGGTGGTGGAGGCGGCGGCCCGGCAGGGCATTCCGGTGACCGTCGCCGCCGTCGGGCCTTCCGACGACGGCACCCCCCTTTCCGATCAATGGGGCGCCGACGCCGTGCTGGTCCGGCCCGACCAGCACGTGGCGTGGCGCGGCAATTCAGCCGAAGCCGCCGCGGCCGCGCTGTCCATCGCGGCGGGCCGGCTTCCCGGTTCGCGGCGAGAAGCCGCAGGCACCGGGCCGGCACACGAGCCGGTCACAGAAATCCCAGCAGAAGAAGTTCCAGCAGCAGATTTTCCAGCGAGGAGCGCCCGTGTCGACGCCGTCATTCCGTGA
- a CDS encoding DUF3500 domain-containing protein: MSTPSFRDYLFAPDHPRVAEIRGLNAREYAEAAKTDSFAGPMIEGWQKLYPQPFAGITSDGVRREGLFPLAPARAGEEGPTADMVAAARKLLGTITPEQAGKLSYAVDAPEWQSWANPEFMQHDTGLRLDELGEPVRDAILGVVEASLSGEGFELVRNLMRINGFLGDLVELPLLMNEFSYNFALYGEPSETEPWGWQLFGHHAAINCLVAGSQLVISPVFMGAEPDMIDAGPHRGVKVFKERIALARQLMGALPADLRSLAVAYGSMVDPAMPEGRIHPGDERHLGGCFQDNRVIPYEGILVADMPVEARELLDAVVDDFIGYLPDGPRAARRREIQEQYGETYFSWIGGWEGDGAFYFRLQSPVVVLELDHHTGVFLSNDEPAPFHMHTVVRTPNGNDYGRELVKQATA; this comes from the coding sequence GTGTCGACGCCGTCATTCCGTGACTACCTGTTTGCCCCGGACCATCCGCGCGTTGCGGAGATCCGTGGCCTGAACGCCCGCGAATATGCCGAGGCCGCGAAGACCGACTCCTTCGCAGGCCCGATGATTGAGGGCTGGCAGAAGCTGTACCCGCAGCCCTTTGCCGGCATCACCAGCGACGGCGTCCGCCGGGAAGGCCTGTTTCCGCTCGCTCCCGCCCGGGCCGGGGAGGAAGGGCCGACGGCGGACATGGTGGCCGCCGCGCGCAAGCTCCTGGGCACCATCACGCCGGAACAGGCGGGGAAGCTCTCCTACGCCGTGGACGCGCCCGAGTGGCAGAGCTGGGCCAACCCCGAGTTCATGCAGCACGATACCGGGCTTCGCCTGGACGAACTCGGCGAGCCGGTCCGGGACGCGATCCTTGGCGTGGTGGAGGCGAGCCTGTCCGGGGAAGGGTTTGAACTGGTGCGGAACCTGATGCGCATCAACGGCTTCCTGGGCGACCTGGTGGAACTGCCGCTGCTCATGAACGAGTTCAGCTACAACTTTGCGCTCTACGGGGAGCCGTCCGAAACGGAACCTTGGGGATGGCAGCTTTTTGGCCACCACGCGGCGATTAACTGCCTGGTGGCAGGCAGCCAGCTGGTGATCTCACCGGTCTTCATGGGCGCCGAGCCGGACATGATCGACGCCGGCCCGCACCGGGGCGTGAAGGTCTTCAAGGAGCGCATCGCCCTGGCCCGGCAGCTGATGGGTGCGCTGCCTGCGGACCTTCGTTCCCTTGCCGTGGCCTACGGGTCCATGGTGGACCCGGCAATGCCTGAAGGCCGGATCCACCCGGGCGACGAGCGGCACCTGGGCGGCTGCTTCCAGGACAACCGGGTGATCCCCTACGAGGGCATCCTGGTGGCGGACATGCCGGTGGAAGCCCGCGAACTCCTGGACGCCGTGGTGGACGACTTCATCGGCTACCTTCCGGACGGACCCCGCGCCGCCCGCCGTCGGGAAATCCAGGAGCAATACGGCGAGACGTACTTCAGCTGGATCGGCGGCTGGGAGGGGGACGGGGCGTTCTACTTCCGCCTGCAGAGCCCGGTAGTGGTGCTGGAACTCGACCACCACACCGGCGTGTTCCTCAGCAACGATGAACCTGCCCCGTTCCATATGCACACCGTGGTCCGCACCCCCAACGGCAACGACTACGGCCGCGAACTGGTCAAGCAAGCCACCGCCTGA
- a CDS encoding quercetin 2,3-dioxygenase, with amino-acid sequence MSLSVEEMNKQLPVANALPGEAVPYYMASGEGARYEINGQLVTVIARAADTGGIFSAAYISGGMGAESPFVSHSIEHKTLYVFDGILHVWLPGESRILTPGDSVVIPPNTPHAYRMASHYTRFLNWMTPGGGEAYYERVGTPIDSHVPPVRAGRSASLQEQAEVGAEFGITFPDVERVAPSFKHDAGLPPTQSPYFLSAGEGERLASYQTMFTYLSRPANTGSNYFAVHTKGAKSPYIPLHFHSEHTENFLCTEGRMWLYANGREMLLTKGDFVHAPAGTIHSFALDAHNTQMVGFLTPSVFNGFFEYFNKPTEDYMYTEGGEPYMDMEGFGRAQAEMDLTVVGPPPQRRAALDIP; translated from the coding sequence ATGTCCCTCAGCGTGGAGGAAATGAACAAACAGCTGCCGGTGGCCAATGCGCTGCCGGGCGAGGCCGTCCCCTATTACATGGCCTCCGGCGAGGGCGCCCGGTACGAGATCAACGGGCAGCTGGTCACGGTCATCGCCCGCGCCGCGGACACCGGCGGCATCTTCAGCGCCGCCTACATCTCCGGCGGCATGGGCGCCGAATCCCCGTTCGTCAGCCACAGCATCGAGCACAAGACTCTCTATGTTTTCGACGGCATCCTGCACGTCTGGCTGCCGGGCGAGAGCCGTATCCTGACTCCCGGCGATTCGGTGGTCATCCCGCCGAACACGCCGCACGCCTACCGTATGGCCAGCCACTACACCCGGTTCCTGAACTGGATGACGCCCGGCGGCGGCGAGGCGTACTACGAGCGAGTGGGCACGCCCATCGATTCGCACGTCCCGCCGGTCCGCGCCGGCCGGTCCGCGAGCCTGCAGGAGCAGGCCGAGGTGGGTGCCGAGTTCGGCATCACCTTCCCGGACGTGGAGCGCGTGGCGCCGTCGTTCAAGCACGACGCCGGGCTGCCGCCCACACAGAGCCCCTACTTCCTCAGCGCCGGCGAGGGTGAGCGGCTGGCCAGCTACCAGACGATGTTCACCTACCTGTCCCGCCCGGCCAACACCGGGTCCAACTACTTCGCCGTGCACACCAAGGGCGCCAAGTCGCCCTACATCCCGCTGCACTTCCACTCCGAGCACACCGAGAACTTCCTCTGCACCGAGGGCCGGATGTGGCTCTACGCCAACGGCCGAGAGATGCTGCTGACGAAGGGCGACTTCGTGCACGCCCCCGCCGGCACCATCCACTCGTTCGCGCTCGACGCGCACAACACCCAGATGGTGGGCTTCCTGACGCCGTCGGTGTTCAACGGGTTCTTCGAGTACTTCAACAAGCCCACCGAGGACTACATGTACACCGAGGGCGGCGAGCCCTACATGGACATGGAAGGCTTCGGCCGGGCCCAGGCGGAGATGGACCTGACCGTCGTCGGACCCCCGCCGCAGCGCCGGGCAGCCCTCGACATCCCCTAG